In bacterium YEK0313, one genomic interval encodes:
- the sugB_2 gene encoding Trehalose transport system permease protein SugB: MTVVPSAWFQFWRIMAVGVLAFLVLPALIVVPVSLTDTTWLALPQNGLSLDHWRTLASEPLWRDSLVRSVVVAVISTALSVMLGTLAAIGCRNLAPSIAGRLRLVLLLPMIVPGVVAGLAWYRMFIPLGLLDTYAGVLLAHTVGGIPPVFVTVSAALAAFDPRLEQAARSMGAGTGIVLRRVLFPAALPGMASGAVFAFIASWDEVVVLLFITSRHVYLLPRAIWDGINENVDPVIAAVATLMILVTVTGLLIVQWLAWRAGRN, from the coding sequence ATGACCGTCGTTCCCTCGGCCTGGTTCCAGTTCTGGCGGATCATGGCGGTGGGCGTGCTCGCCTTCCTGGTCCTGCCGGCGCTGATCGTCGTGCCGGTGTCGCTGACCGACACGACATGGCTCGCCCTGCCGCAGAACGGCCTGTCGCTCGACCATTGGCGCACGCTCGCCAGCGAGCCGCTCTGGCGCGACAGCCTCGTCCGCAGCGTCGTGGTGGCCGTCATCTCGACGGCCCTGTCGGTGATGCTCGGCACGCTCGCGGCCATCGGCTGCCGCAACCTCGCGCCATCGATCGCCGGCCGGCTGCGCCTCGTCCTGCTGCTGCCGATGATCGTGCCGGGGGTGGTGGCCGGCCTCGCCTGGTACCGCATGTTCATCCCGCTCGGGCTGCTCGACACCTATGCCGGCGTCTTGCTCGCCCATACGGTCGGCGGCATCCCGCCCGTCTTCGTCACCGTCTCGGCGGCGCTCGCCGCCTTCGACCCGCGGCTCGAACAGGCCGCCCGCTCCATGGGCGCCGGCACCGGCATCGTGCTGCGGCGCGTGCTGTTTCCCGCCGCGCTTCCGGGCATGGCGTCCGGCGCCGTCTTCGCCTTCATCGCCTCCTGGGACGAGGTGGTGGTGCTGCTCTTCATCACCAGCCGCCACGTCTACCTGCTGCCCCGCGCCATCTGGGACGGCATCAACGAGAATGTCGACCCGGTCATCGCCGCGGTCGCGACGCTGATGATCCTGGTCACCGTGACGGGGCTCCTGATCGTGCAAT
- the potH_3 gene encoding Putrescine transport system permease protein PotH, whose amino-acid sequence MSDSRFSTSWALVLPALAVTAVCFAVPVANVLRLSFVEPAAGFGNYVELAAEPLYRSIAATTLRMALATTAISVLLGYLVAYVIAHTAPRHRQWLLLAVLMPFWLSVLVRAFAWVVLLQREGLVNAALLSLGLVDQPLALLRNETGVLIGMVHYMVPYAVLPLLSTMMGIDQRLVPAARACGAGPVRSFLKVFLPLSLPGIVAATILVFILSLGFLVTPALLGGGKVVMVAQYIEFGISETLNWGIATALATCLLALVVFSLALVAKLVPADKLFGAK is encoded by the coding sequence ATGAGTGACAGCCGCTTCTCCACCTCCTGGGCCCTGGTTCTGCCTGCCCTCGCGGTCACGGCGGTCTGTTTCGCCGTCCCGGTCGCCAATGTCCTCAGGCTGTCCTTCGTCGAGCCGGCCGCCGGCTTCGGCAATTATGTCGAGCTCGCCGCCGAGCCGCTGTACCGCTCCATCGCCGCGACCACGCTGCGCATGGCGCTGGCGACCACCGCGATCAGCGTGCTGCTCGGCTATCTCGTCGCCTATGTGATCGCCCATACCGCGCCGCGCCACCGGCAATGGCTGCTGCTCGCCGTCCTGATGCCGTTCTGGCTGTCCGTGCTCGTCCGGGCCTTCGCCTGGGTCGTCCTGCTGCAGCGCGAGGGCCTGGTCAATGCCGCGCTGCTGTCGCTCGGCCTCGTCGACCAGCCGCTGGCGCTGCTGCGCAACGAGACGGGCGTGCTCATCGGCATGGTGCACTACATGGTGCCCTATGCGGTGCTGCCGCTGCTCTCGACCATGATGGGCATCGACCAGCGCCTGGTGCCGGCCGCGCGGGCCTGCGGCGCCGGGCCGGTGCGCAGCTTCCTCAAGGTGTTCCTGCCGCTGTCCCTGCCCGGCATCGTCGCCGCGACGATCCTCGTCTTCATCCTGTCGCTGGGCTTCCTGGTGACGCCGGCGCTGCTCGGCGGCGGCAAGGTGGTGATGGTCGCCCAGTATATCGAGTTCGGCATCAGCGAGACCCTGAACTGGGGCATCGCGACGGCGCTCGCCACCTGCCTCCTGGCGCTGGTGGTGTTCTCCCTCGCGCTCGTCGCGAAGCTGGTTCCGGCCGACAAGCTGTTCGGTGCCAAATGA
- the nfdA_3 gene encoding N-substituted formamide deformylase precursor: MSDTVDLVLTRGRIATLDATRPFAEALAIGGGRILAVGSDGEVAPYADRAARVVDLGGAFVMPGLVDSHCHPDGEAAKRSRWHDLSTLSGRLDDLFARIRAFDAAAPAGRWFLGYRYDEQAIGGRHPTRAELDAAAPDRPVFLLRRDAHVGIASSAAFALAGIATRHPAAAPDQVAVDGGGETTGRTGGRMTQHVVKVANSGQGIGDFLAGFPFVFGEIASFGITAVHNALTAADAIDAYRRLHQDGRLPIRVAIMADGRDERLLDRLLGSGQRFGSGDARLRLLGVEFGFDGSTGGRTAAYHQPYRPLAGEDGETSGFVNYAAEDIAERGRAVRAAGLQFCLTGNGDRGIDLALDAIAASAPAGAGGPPARIEHCCCMPPATQARFAASGTIVSSAAAFLHDLGDSYLSQRPESDHPWLWPHRSMMARGALVCAHTDAPVCGRSPFTTIAAMVTRRTRSGALIGPHEAIGRLEALRAYTTHPAITAGLGHELGMLSPGRLADITVVDTDLLACPEEAIAEAAAVMTIVGGEIIFDRAGTGRSKASARHE, encoded by the coding sequence ATGTCTGATACCGTCGACCTGGTGCTGACGCGCGGGCGCATCGCGACGCTCGATGCGACAAGGCCCTTCGCGGAAGCCCTCGCCATCGGCGGCGGGCGGATCCTCGCCGTCGGCAGCGACGGCGAGGTCGCGCCCTATGCCGACCGGGCGGCCCGTGTCGTCGATCTCGGCGGCGCCTTCGTCATGCCGGGGCTCGTCGACAGCCACTGCCACCCGGACGGGGAGGCCGCCAAGCGCAGCCGCTGGCACGACCTGTCGACGCTGAGCGGCAGGCTCGACGATCTCTTCGCGCGGATCCGCGCCTTCGACGCCGCCGCGCCTGCGGGCCGCTGGTTCCTCGGCTACCGCTACGACGAGCAGGCCATCGGCGGGCGCCACCCGACCCGCGCGGAGCTGGACGCCGCCGCGCCCGACCGCCCGGTCTTCCTGCTCCGGCGCGACGCCCATGTCGGCATCGCCAGCAGCGCCGCCTTCGCGCTCGCGGGCATCGCGACACGCCATCCTGCGGCCGCCCCGGACCAGGTCGCTGTCGACGGCGGGGGCGAGACCACCGGCCGTACCGGCGGCCGCATGACTCAGCACGTGGTGAAGGTTGCCAATAGCGGCCAGGGGATCGGCGACTTCCTTGCCGGCTTTCCCTTTGTGTTCGGGGAAATCGCTTCCTTCGGCATCACCGCCGTTCACAATGCGCTGACGGCCGCCGACGCGATCGATGCCTATCGCCGGCTCCACCAGGACGGCCGCCTGCCGATCCGCGTCGCGATCATGGCCGACGGCCGCGACGAGCGGCTGCTCGACCGGCTGCTCGGGTCCGGCCAGCGCTTCGGCTCCGGCGATGCCCGCCTGCGCCTCCTCGGCGTCGAGTTCGGCTTCGACGGCAGCACCGGCGGCCGCACCGCCGCCTATCACCAGCCCTACCGGCCGCTGGCCGGCGAGGACGGCGAAACCAGCGGCTTCGTCAACTATGCGGCCGAGGACATTGCCGAGAGGGGGCGGGCCGTGCGCGCGGCCGGGCTCCAGTTCTGCCTCACCGGCAATGGCGACCGGGGCATCGACCTCGCGCTCGACGCGATCGCGGCGAGCGCGCCGGCCGGGGCCGGCGGCCCTCCCGCCCGGATCGAGCATTGCTGCTGCATGCCGCCGGCGACGCAGGCGCGCTTTGCCGCGAGCGGCACCATCGTCTCGTCGGCCGCCGCCTTCCTGCACGATCTCGGCGACAGCTATCTCAGCCAGCGGCCAGAGAGCGACCATCCCTGGCTCTGGCCGCACCGCTCGATGATGGCGCGCGGCGCGCTCGTCTGCGCCCATACCGACGCGCCGGTCTGCGGCCGCAGCCCGTTCACCACGATCGCGGCCATGGTGACCCGGCGCACACGCTCCGGCGCGCTGATCGGGCCTCATGAAGCGATCGGGCGGCTGGAGGCGCTGCGCGCCTATACCACCCATCCGGCCATCACCGCCGGCCTCGGCCATGAGCTCGGAATGCTCTCACCCGGCCGTCTCGCCGACATCACCGTGGTCGACACGGACCTTCTCGCCTGCCCGGAGGAAGCCATCGCCGAAGCCGCGGCGGTGATGACCATCGTCGGCGGCGAGATCATCTTCGACCGCGCCGGCACCGGGCGGTCCAAGGCATCGGCCCGCCATGAGTGA
- a CDS encoding spermidine/putrescine ABC transporter periplasmic substrate-binding protein — MADTGYLRDALALALDTNVPRPVQRRQLLAALGAAGLAGILPASAQTRRLVVCNWGGDALKHQPTAWGQPFERQSGVRVEFDGSGPSFGKIRTMVESRNVVWDVCDANLAAAYNLGRRGYLEPMDWSRVDRNKVRPGFYNDWGISHFLYSFVLTYDRRRYGDNPPKSWADFWNIKDFPGTRTLPDRILGALEGALMADGVAAERSAIYPIDEKRALEKIRAIKANTVFWKTGAESQQLMRQGEVSMGMLWHTRAVVMRRERNSRIDFTWNQGILIPAGWLVPKGNPAGATVFDFIASTQAPESQVELLRLMGNGPANPAASALVPAELKPDNPTDEANMAVQLLANPEWHGENQDRVYNDYVKVIAG; from the coding sequence ATGGCCGATACGGGCTACCTTCGCGACGCACTTGCGCTTGCGCTTGACACTAACGTGCCGCGGCCCGTCCAGCGACGCCAGCTGCTCGCCGCGCTGGGCGCGGCGGGGCTTGCCGGCATTCTGCCCGCCTCGGCGCAGACCCGGCGCCTCGTCGTCTGCAATTGGGGCGGCGATGCGCTGAAGCACCAGCCCACCGCCTGGGGCCAGCCGTTCGAGCGGCAGTCGGGGGTGAGGGTCGAGTTCGACGGCTCAGGTCCGAGCTTCGGCAAGATCCGGACCATGGTGGAAAGCCGGAACGTCGTCTGGGACGTCTGCGACGCCAATCTCGCGGCCGCCTACAATCTCGGCCGGCGCGGCTATCTGGAGCCGATGGACTGGAGCCGCGTCGACCGCAACAAGGTCCGGCCCGGCTTCTACAACGACTGGGGCATATCGCATTTCCTCTACAGCTTCGTTTTGACCTACGACCGGCGGCGCTATGGCGACAACCCGCCGAAGAGCTGGGCCGACTTCTGGAACATCAAGGATTTCCCGGGAACCCGCACGCTGCCGGACCGCATCCTCGGCGCGCTCGAAGGGGCGCTGATGGCGGACGGCGTCGCCGCCGAACGGTCGGCGATCTATCCGATCGACGAGAAGCGGGCGCTGGAGAAGATCCGGGCGATCAAGGCCAATACCGTGTTCTGGAAGACCGGCGCGGAAAGCCAGCAGCTGATGCGCCAGGGCGAAGTGTCGATGGGCATGCTCTGGCACACCCGCGCCGTCGTCATGCGCCGCGAACGCAACAGCCGGATCGACTTCACCTGGAACCAGGGCATCCTGATCCCGGCCGGCTGGCTGGTGCCGAAGGGCAACCCCGCCGGCGCCACCGTGTTCGACTTCATCGCCTCCACCCAGGCGCCGGAATCGCAGGTCGAGCTGCTGAGGCTGATGGGCAACGGCCCGGCCAATCCCGCCGCCTCCGCGCTGGTGCCGGCGGAGCTGAAGCCGGACAATCCGACGGACGAGGCCAACATGGCCGTCCAGCTGCTCGCCAATCCGGAATGGCACGGCGAGAACCAGGACCGCGTCTACAACGACTACGTCAAGGTCATCGCCGGCTGA
- the cbl gene encoding HTH-type transcriptional regulator cbl, with translation MDMTETGPLSPRLTLAQLDALRAVLATRGVSEAARLLNVSQPAVSKILRQVERSLGLTLMQRDGNRVILTREAELLQAEVERLFGTYESIQRLAASLRGDAGTTISVAAIPTQATRFMVPAIKAFRARHPDVRVKLEILANQPIIDAVASGRAEFGLAHSIAVTPELKTEDFGDQRVFCIAPPGHRFARLDLVSRADLAGETFVSYGPNTTFGRWIGAAFARSGGDLTVDVEITASPALIEAVRIGTGVGLVEEAALGPHAARDLVVRPFEIPLSFRSRILRRPGRALSRPAELLLDEYRRIVEAGDWRQPDATRA, from the coding sequence ATGGATATGACCGAGACCGGCCCGCTGAGCCCGCGGCTGACCCTCGCTCAGCTCGACGCGTTGCGGGCGGTGCTGGCGACCCGGGGCGTGAGCGAGGCGGCGCGGCTGCTCAACGTGTCGCAGCCGGCGGTCAGCAAGATCCTGCGCCAGGTCGAGCGCAGCCTCGGGCTGACGCTGATGCAGCGGGACGGCAACCGCGTGATCCTGACGCGCGAGGCCGAGCTGCTGCAGGCCGAGGTCGAGCGGCTGTTCGGCACCTACGAGTCCATCCAGCGGCTCGCCGCTTCGCTGCGCGGCGACGCGGGCACGACCATTTCGGTCGCCGCGATCCCGACCCAGGCGACCCGCTTCATGGTGCCGGCGATCAAGGCGTTCCGGGCCCGCCATCCGGATGTCAGGGTGAAGCTCGAGATCCTCGCCAACCAGCCGATCATCGACGCGGTCGCCTCCGGCCGCGCCGAATTCGGCCTCGCCCATTCCATCGCGGTGACGCCGGAGCTGAAGACGGAGGATTTCGGCGACCAGCGCGTCTTCTGCATCGCGCCGCCCGGGCACCGCTTCGCCCGCCTGGACCTGGTATCGCGCGCCGATCTCGCCGGCGAGACCTTCGTCTCCTATGGGCCGAACACCACCTTCGGCCGCTGGATCGGCGCGGCCTTCGCGCGCTCCGGCGGCGACCTCACGGTGGATGTCGAGATCACTGCCTCGCCCGCCCTGATCGAGGCGGTGCGGATCGGAACCGGTGTCGGGCTGGTCGAGGAGGCCGCCCTTGGCCCCCATGCCGCGCGCGACCTGGTCGTCCGGCCGTTCGAGATCCCGCTGTCGTTCCGCTCGCGCATCCTGCGCAGGCCGGGGCGCGCCCTGTCGCGGCCGGCCGAGCTGCTGCTCGACGAATACCGGCGCATCGTCGAGGCCGGCGACTGGCGCCAGCCGGACGCGACCCGGGCCTGA
- a CDS encoding Glutathione S-transferase — translation MLILSGFAASNYYNKVKLALLEKDVPFEEELVWIGEVDRSASPLGKVPYLRTEAGKLCESSAINEYIEAAYPQVPLLPADPFAAAKVRELTIYLELHLELVVRNLYPEAFFGGTVDGAVKERTERQLKKSLPAFAQLARFDTPFIAGDMFTMADCAAVTHLPILASATKIIYGRNLLAELVPDALPYLQRLAERPHVRRVNADRKANTEVMLKRYA, via the coding sequence ATGCTGATCCTCAGCGGCTTTGCCGCCAGCAACTATTACAACAAGGTCAAGCTCGCGCTGCTCGAGAAGGACGTGCCGTTCGAGGAGGAGCTGGTCTGGATCGGCGAGGTCGACCGGTCCGCTTCGCCCCTCGGCAAGGTGCCTTATCTGAGGACCGAAGCCGGCAAGCTGTGCGAATCCTCGGCCATCAACGAATATATCGAGGCGGCCTATCCGCAGGTGCCGCTGCTGCCGGCCGATCCCTTCGCGGCTGCCAAGGTGCGCGAGCTGACGATCTATCTCGAACTGCATCTCGAGCTGGTCGTGCGCAACCTCTACCCGGAAGCCTTTTTCGGCGGCACGGTCGACGGCGCCGTCAAGGAGCGGACCGAGCGGCAGCTGAAGAAGAGCCTGCCCGCCTTCGCCCAGCTCGCCCGCTTCGACACGCCCTTCATCGCCGGCGACATGTTCACCATGGCCGACTGCGCCGCCGTCACCCACCTGCCGATCCTGGCGAGCGCCACGAAGATCATCTACGGCCGCAACCTGCTCGCCGAGCTCGTGCCCGACGCCCTGCCCTATCTGCAGCGCCTCGCCGAGCGCCCGCATGTCCGGCGCGTCAATGCCGACCGCAAGGCCAATACCGAGGTGATGCTGAAGCGTTATGCGTGA
- the ydhP_1 gene encoding Inner membrane transport protein YdhP: MTSSVSTAATAGEPSTHARWALLALAIGAFGIGTTEFSPMGLLPVIAEGVDVSIPTAGLLISAYAIGVMAGAPVMTLAFSRFGKRTALILLMAIFTAGNLLSAMAPGYVTLLAARLVTSLNHGAFFGLGAVVAASVVPKEKQASAVAAMFMGLTIANIGGVPAATWIGQQIGWRMAFAGTALIGVVAMAALWLALPQGARGRMPDVRRELAVLTRPVVLLAMATTVMGAGAMFMLYTYVAPTLKTLTGASDGFVTFALALIGVGFTLGNWLGGRLADWSLDGAAKIFLGALAAIMVVLPLAFASHAATAIGLLAWGAAAFAIVPPVQMRVMQAAAEAPGLASSINVGAFNLGNALGAALGAGVISLGLGYAAVTVAGGLLAAAGLGLVLIGGRETSRQLADCEA; the protein is encoded by the coding sequence ATGACCAGCTCCGTTTCGACGGCCGCTACGGCGGGCGAACCCTCGACCCATGCCCGCTGGGCACTGCTCGCGCTCGCCATCGGCGCCTTCGGCATCGGCACCACCGAATTCTCGCCGATGGGCCTGCTGCCGGTCATCGCCGAAGGCGTCGACGTGTCGATCCCGACCGCCGGCCTGCTCATCAGCGCCTATGCGATCGGCGTCATGGCCGGCGCGCCGGTGATGACGCTCGCCTTCAGCCGCTTCGGCAAGCGCACCGCGCTGATCCTGCTGATGGCCATCTTCACCGCCGGAAACCTCTTGTCAGCCATGGCGCCGGGCTATGTCACGCTGCTGGCGGCGCGGCTCGTCACCAGCCTCAATCACGGCGCCTTCTTCGGCCTCGGCGCGGTGGTAGCCGCGAGCGTCGTGCCGAAGGAGAAGCAGGCGAGCGCGGTCGCCGCCATGTTCATGGGCCTGACGATCGCCAATATCGGCGGCGTGCCGGCCGCGACCTGGATCGGCCAGCAGATCGGCTGGCGCATGGCTTTCGCCGGCACCGCGCTGATCGGGGTCGTCGCCATGGCGGCGCTGTGGCTCGCCCTGCCGCAGGGCGCGCGCGGCCGGATGCCGGATGTGCGGCGCGAGCTCGCCGTGCTGACCCGGCCGGTGGTGCTGCTCGCCATGGCGACCACCGTCATGGGCGCCGGCGCCATGTTCATGCTCTACACCTATGTCGCCCCGACGCTTAAGACCCTGACCGGTGCGTCCGACGGTTTCGTGACCTTCGCCCTGGCGCTGATCGGCGTCGGCTTCACCCTCGGCAACTGGCTCGGCGGGCGGCTCGCCGACTGGTCGCTCGACGGCGCGGCCAAGATCTTCCTCGGCGCGCTCGCCGCCATCATGGTGGTGCTGCCGCTCGCCTTCGCGAGCCATGCGGCGACGGCGATCGGCCTTCTCGCCTGGGGCGCCGCCGCCTTCGCCATCGTCCCGCCGGTGCAGATGCGGGTGATGCAGGCGGCCGCCGAAGCGCCGGGCCTTGCCTCCTCGATCAATGTCGGCGCCTTCAATCTCGGCAATGCGCTGGGCGCGGCGCTTGGCGCCGGCGTCATCAGCCTGGGGCTCGGTTACGCCGCGGTGACGGTCGCTGGCGGCCTGCTCGCCGCGGCCGGGCTCGGCCTGGTGCTGATCGGCGGCCGCGAGACGTCCCGCCAGCTCGCCGATTGCGAGGCCTGA
- the dkgB gene encoding 2,5-diketo-D-gluconic acid reductase B: protein MQTVSAHGAVIPALGFGVFRMSDAEVERVVPAALEAGFRHFDTAQIYRNEAALGQALQAAGARRDELFLTTKVWVDNYAPERFAASVDESLDRLKVEAVDLLLLHWPGDAVPVAAQIDMLDAVKAAGKTRFIGVSNQNIAQMRLSAARSKAPIITNQVELHPYLPQAALAAAARAAGIVLTAYYGMADGAVPQDAVLQRIGAKYGKSAAQVGLRWLIQQGHVALSKTARPDRVKENIAIFDFSLDEADMAAIAALARLDSRIVSPAGLAPAWDA from the coding sequence ATGCAGACCGTCAGCGCCCATGGCGCCGTCATTCCCGCCCTCGGCTTCGGCGTGTTCCGCATGTCGGACGCGGAGGTGGAGCGCGTCGTGCCGGCGGCGCTCGAAGCCGGCTTTCGCCATTTCGACACGGCGCAGATCTACCGCAACGAAGCCGCCCTCGGCCAGGCGCTGCAGGCCGCCGGCGCCCGCCGCGACGAGCTGTTCCTCACCACCAAGGTCTGGGTCGACAATTATGCACCGGAACGGTTCGCGGCCTCGGTCGACGAAAGCCTCGACCGGCTGAAGGTCGAGGCCGTCGATCTCCTGCTGCTGCACTGGCCCGGCGACGCGGTGCCGGTCGCCGCGCAGATCGACATGCTCGACGCCGTGAAAGCCGCGGGCAAAACCCGTTTCATCGGCGTCAGCAACCAGAATATCGCGCAGATGAGGCTGTCGGCGGCGCGGTCCAAGGCGCCGATCATCACCAACCAGGTTGAGCTGCACCCCTATCTGCCGCAGGCCGCGCTCGCCGCGGCGGCGAGGGCCGCCGGCATCGTGCTCACGGCCTATTACGGCATGGCCGACGGCGCCGTGCCGCAGGACGCGGTGCTGCAGCGGATCGGCGCGAAATACGGCAAGAGCGCCGCCCAGGTCGGGCTGCGCTGGCTGATCCAGCAGGGCCATGTCGCGCTCAGCAAGACCGCCCGGCCGGATCGCGTGAAGGAAAACATCGCCATCTTCGATTTCAGCCTCGACGAAGCCGACATGGCCGCGATCGCCGCGCTGGCGCGGCTGGACAGCCGCATCGTCAGCCCCGCCGGCCTCGCGCCGGCCTGGGACGCATAA
- the dmlR_8 gene encoding HTH-type transcriptional regulator DmlR: protein MDNRAGEMQVFLRVVETGSFSEAARLLRMTPSTVSKLVARIEARLGVRLVERSTRRLSLTAEGQVYYERSQALLQDLDDVERDLSQGAATASGTIRVNVSVALGVLGLEPLMPDFWRLHPDVVVDLSLSDEIVDLYLDRTDIAFRIGPLPSSGMIARRIGLAHRKIVAAPAYLQRHGTPRTVDDLARHQCLGFNFRRSAPVWPLRESGRIVDRAVGGPLLANNGETVRRMALAGAGLARMGDYHVRADLAAGRLVEVLADVIEPDEEPIHAVFLGGPRMPHRVRVFLDFVVPRLQGFLGGGGVG from the coding sequence ATGGACAACCGCGCGGGCGAAATGCAGGTCTTCCTGCGCGTCGTCGAGACCGGCTCCTTCTCGGAGGCCGCGCGTCTCCTGCGCATGACGCCCTCGACGGTGAGCAAGCTCGTCGCGCGCATCGAGGCGCGGCTCGGCGTGCGCCTCGTCGAGCGCTCCACCCGGCGCCTGTCGCTGACCGCCGAGGGCCAGGTCTATTACGAGCGCAGCCAGGCCCTGCTGCAGGATCTCGACGATGTCGAGCGCGACCTGTCGCAGGGCGCGGCCACCGCCAGCGGCACCATCCGCGTCAACGTCTCGGTCGCGCTCGGCGTGCTCGGGCTCGAGCCGCTCATGCCGGACTTCTGGCGCCTCCATCCCGACGTCGTGGTCGACCTGTCGCTGTCGGACGAGATCGTCGACCTCTATCTCGACCGGACCGACATCGCCTTCCGCATCGGCCCCCTGCCGAGCTCGGGCATGATCGCGCGGCGCATCGGCCTCGCCCACCGCAAGATCGTCGCCGCCCCCGCCTATCTCCAGCGCCACGGCACGCCGCGCACGGTCGACGACCTCGCCCGGCACCAGTGCCTCGGCTTCAATTTCCGCCGTTCCGCGCCGGTCTGGCCGCTCCGCGAGAGCGGCCGCATCGTCGACCGCGCGGTCGGCGGACCGCTGCTCGCCAACAATGGCGAGACGGTGCGGCGCATGGCCCTCGCCGGCGCCGGCCTTGCCCGCATGGGCGACTATCACGTGCGCGCCGACCTCGCCGCCGGCCGCCTCGTCGAGGTGCTCGCCGACGTGATCGAGCCGGACGAGGAACCGATCCACGCGGTCTTCCTCGGCGGCCCTCGCATGCCCCACCGCGTGCGCGTGTTCCTCGACTTCGTGGTGCCGCGGCTGCAGGGGTTTCTGGGGGGAGGGGGAGTGGGGTGA
- a CDS encoding GIY-YIG nuclease superfamily protein — translation MHYVYLLESIQHAGQRYVGATSDLKRRLAEHNAGKSPHTSKHLPWRLATYIAFSTPDKASAFERYLKSGSGHAFARKRLW, via the coding sequence ATGCACTATGTCTACCTGCTCGAGAGCATCCAACATGCCGGCCAGCGCTATGTTGGCGCTACCTCCGATTTGAAACGCAGGCTCGCCGAGCACAATGCCGGCAAGTCACCTCATACGTCGAAACACCTGCCCTGGCGTCTGGCGACCTATATCGCGTTCTCGACGCCGGACAAGGCATCGGCTTTCGAACGCTATCTGAAATCGGGCTCCGGTCATGCGTTTGCCCGAAAGCGGCTCTGGTAG
- a CDS encoding Integrase core domain protein — translation MDERLRFVARLLDGEAMTEACRAFGISRKTGYKIFSRYKEHGQEALSDRSRRPVRYANQLPGQIESLIVTLKRDKPHWGARKLRELIVRRLAGDVRVPARSTIHAVLHRHGLVKPPGRPRHRAHGTALSQGAVANALWCADFKGEFKLGNGQYCYPLTVTDHASRFLLMCEALDSVREELAITAFEQLFRERGLPEAIRSDNGVPFASPNGLFNLSRLSVWWLRLGIAIERIQPGQPQQNGRHERMHLTLKKEATRPAGQNSLQQQGRFDAFQKEFNTERPHEGLDMKCPAEVYTPSCRPYTGLPELSYPLHDRDVMITACGRLCLHRKKINVSTVLAGQRVGIKEVDEGIWLVSFMSYDLGYFDLEQKTLQPLDNPFGPRVSPMS, via the coding sequence ATGGACGAGCGTCTTCGCTTCGTTGCCCGCCTGCTGGATGGAGAGGCGATGACGGAGGCCTGTCGGGCCTTCGGCATCTCACGCAAGACCGGCTACAAGATCTTCAGCCGCTACAAGGAGCACGGACAGGAGGCCCTGAGCGATCGCTCGCGCCGGCCGGTGCGTTATGCCAACCAGTTGCCCGGCCAGATCGAGAGCCTGATCGTGACGCTCAAGCGGGACAAGCCGCACTGGGGCGCGCGCAAGCTGCGCGAACTGATCGTGCGGCGGTTGGCCGGCGACGTACGGGTGCCGGCTCGTAGCACCATCCATGCGGTCCTGCATCGCCACGGCCTGGTGAAGCCGCCGGGGCGCCCGCGCCATCGGGCCCATGGCACGGCGCTGTCGCAAGGGGCGGTCGCCAATGCGCTGTGGTGCGCCGACTTCAAGGGGGAGTTCAAGCTCGGCAACGGACAGTACTGCTACCCGCTCACCGTGACCGACCACGCCTCGCGCTTCCTGCTCATGTGCGAAGCATTGGACTCGGTGCGGGAAGAGCTGGCGATCACGGCCTTCGAGCAGTTGTTCCGCGAGCGGGGCCTGCCGGAGGCCATTCGCTCCGACAATGGCGTGCCCTTTGCCAGCCCGAACGGCCTGTTCAATCTGTCCAGGCTCTCGGTCTGGTGGCTCAGGCTCGGCATTGCCATCGAACGCATCCAGCCCGGCCAGCCGCAGCAGAATGGGCGGCACGAGCGCATGCATCTCACGCTGAAGAAGGAAGCGACCCGTCCGGCCGGCCAGAACAGCCTGCAGCAGCAGGGCCGGTTCGATGCCTTCCAGAAGGAGTTCAACACCGAGCGTCCTCACGAGGGGCTCGACATGAAGTGTCCGGCCGAGGTCTATACGCCATCATGCAGGCCCTACACGGGCCTGCCGGAGCTCAGCTATCCCCTGCATGACCGCGACGTGATGATCACCGCCTGCGGCCGCCTGTGCCTGCACCGAAAGAAGATCAACGTCTCGACCGTGCTCGCCGGTCAGCGCGTCGGCATCAAGGAAGTCGACGAGGGCATTTGGCTCGTCAGCTTCATGAGCTACGATCTCGGCTACTTCGATTTGGAACAGAAAACCCTGCAGCCACTCGACAACCCGTTCGGGCCAAGAGTGTCACCCATGTCTTAG